The Buteo buteo chromosome 6, bButBut1.hap1.1, whole genome shotgun sequence genomic interval ACAGTACAAGGACTGTGTGggtgggcggggggggtgggggggtgagggggtgcaGCTCTCAGAGGGCAAACACACGTCTGCAAAGCTTCTGCCAGCATGTCATACTGCCCAGGCACCACCTGCCCAGCTCAAAGCCTTTCCTAGCTACCTGCTGTTGTGCAAAGGTGCCCTGCAAACCCGGGGAGGCTTTGAACCTGCAGGGACTCTCCCCCAGATTTCCCCTTGCCTCAGATGCTGGTTCCAACAGGGGCAGCTTTGGGGCGACAGGGAGACACTCTGAAGCCCCACCTTGCCCCCCTCACCCACACAGTGGGAAGGAAGGATGCTCTGCGGGCTGGAGAGGGCAGGACGTCCCTTCCCACCGCCTGCTCTCCCCGTGGGACTTCTCAGGACCTCGGAGCCCTAAGCACACCCTTCTCCTCCCCGGGGCCCCGGGGGGTGCTCGGGGGGAGGCGGAGGGACCCGTCGGCGCTGCGGCTGGTGCTGAAGGGACAGCTCCGGCGCTGACGGGCCGGCaggggccgcggccggggcagggaccggggccgcggccggggcaGGGACCGGGGCAGAGACACCGGAGGGGACACGGGCAGTGGGAGCGACCGGGCACGGACAGAGCCgggggagggagaggaccgGGCAAGAACAGGACTGGGCAGGGAGATAGAGACAGgtgtggagaaggagaagagaggacaAGGGCTGACAAGCgcagggacagagagagagggacAGGGGAGGAGACGGACAGAGACAGACTCGGGGCAGGCAcggcggggggacgggacagggaCAAGGCCGAACCGGGCGGGACAGCAaaagggcaggaggggagagggagagggagagggagagggagagagggagggcgGGCGCTGGGCTGTGCTCCGGCTCGGCTGCCGGGGGGCTCTCGGCATggccgggggcggccgccgcgccAGCCGGTAGCGGCGGCTCCGCCGGCGCCAGACACGCCGGTAACCGGGCGGCACCCCTCCGCCCCAGCGACCAGGGGACTGCAAGGTGGCGGCGTGCAGCCCCCCAGCGCCGCGGGGCCGAGGCGGGCCCGACCCCCCGGGCCGCCGGGGCttggggagcccctggggctGCCGGCGAGGGGGTGCTCGGGGTGCCGGGGCCACCCGCACCGCCACCCGGCTAGCTCCCCGCTGCGGTCGGTCCCCCGCGCTCCCCCGTGCCCTGGAGATGCAGGCtgagccccggggccgggggtgcCCGGGCCGGGGGTGCCCGCCCGGTCGGCGGGGATGCGCCGTGCCCGGCCGGAGCCGCGGCTGCGGCTGCGGGGCCGCCCCGGCTCGGTAGCCCAGCGCCGCAGGTTGCATCCGGACAGCACTTGACCAGCTGTTTTGTGCATTTTCTAATTTCGTGCAGAGCAGGGCAACGGTCATAGAGGTAATCTGTAGATCCGTGGCTTTAAAGGATAAATTAGAGCATTGGATTTGATCCGTATTGCAGTGGATTAGAGCaacctctcccccctccccttctcctccccccccccttcaattcactcccccctcctccagcaccaccttttttcctctcatgcAATACCAAAACTGACCCTGCCTGGCAGAGGGACTCTGCTAGGCGAGCAGAGCGGTGCCCACATCGCCGGAACACCGCGGGAGCCGgctctcccctccagcctccGCAGCCCCTCCGGGGCATCGCTGCTGCAAGTTCCCCGGAGGCAGACGCCGGGGCCGGGGTGCCTCCtccgggcggcggggagcggtcGCTGCCCACgggctctccctttgccccgGCCCGACAGGGGccgtggggcggcggcgggggagagCGGCCCCCGGAGGGCTTTTCCCggaggcagcggggccgggaCCCGGCAGGAAATGGAAGGATGAAGTGTGCAGCCGAAGCGGTGATGTTCCTTCTCTCCTTGCTTTCCCCTGCAGGAACGTAATCCGCAATGCTAGTTCTCAGGTTGCTCAATGTTATCGCTCCAGCCTACTTCTTGTGCATCTCCCTAGTGACCTTCGTCCTCCAGATCTTTCTCTTCATCCCCAGCATGTTCAGAGACCCTTCCACCACCCcacttttctctcctgctctgctgcatggggccctctttctcttcctctcagcTAATGCCCTGGGCAACTACGTTCTTGTGATCCAGAGCTCCCCTGAGGACTTGGGCAAGGGCTTAAACTTGGGTGAAGGAGCCGAAGTGGTGGCAGACTGGCTGGATGGAAGCAGGTCCCCTGGCTCAGCCTTGCCCAGCACTCACTTCTGTAGACTGTGTGCCAGAGTCACCCAGAGGCATGACCACCACTGTTTCTTCACAGGGAACTGCATCGGGAGCAGGAACATGCGAAACTTCATTATGTTCTGCCTCTACACCTCCTTGGCTTGCCTCGACTCCCTGGTGGCAGGCATGGCTTACATTTCTGCTGCACTCTCCATGTCCTTTGCGAATCCGCTGGCCTTCCTCACTCTTCTGCCTCACTCCATCAGCCAGTTCTTCTCAGGTAAGGACTCCTTCCTCGGAGACGAGGACCGTCTTCCTCCTCCAGGGTTCTTGCCATTGGGGGGACATGATCTTCCTCAGACAGCTGTGTGTGTGGAGCGGTGGTGGGGAaatggggaagagggagaattGGCTGTGTTCAACAAAGTCCTCTTTAGAGGCTAGAGACAGCCTTTGCAAAGGACTTTGCTTCACCTGAAAGAGAGGCTGGGACCCACTCCAGGTTACAGCCACAGCCCTATTCCTAATGCATTAGGCTCTGGAAGACGCCCCATGAACAGCTTGACGGTGACAGAATAGGGCTATCTGTTGTGCAGGGAGTGTGTGTAATTCGATGGAGGAGAGGGATTTCACTCATTGTACTGCAGGTGAGGGGAACCTGCTGCCTGTCCTACAGGATCTGTAGGTTTTCATATCCTACAAGTCTGCAGGCTTCCCACATCCCAGCGGAGATATTCTCATTCTCTTTATCCATGTCCACTCACCCCCTCCACTGTCACCCACCTCCTGTCTCCTGGCAGCACAAACTTACTGAGATCTTGCCATCCTTCCAGCACAGGAGAACTGGGGTTCAGGCAACAGAAACCAGGAGAGGACTTAATGTGACATGATTAGCCACCTCTCCCGTGACCGCAGTCTGGGACATAGGTCCACAGAGAACCAGGAGGAATTCTCTGTGCCTGCTCTTTGCAAGAGCTCCACATCAAAAGCAAATATCTCTTtctccttgtccccatcccttacccttccttctgcttctccccttcccctctctctctgcccTTCCATAAATCTCCACaacccttccccttccccctcctgaTTCCACTCCCAtaactcttcctctgctcttccagcCTTGCCTCTTCACCTTTCAACATGCCCTCAAATTCTCCAATGTCACCCTTTCTCTGTCCAAACCCAAGAGCTAGATAAAACCTGGTCTCAGAGAAGGGACTATGCAGACAGCCTAGACTGTTATTGCACCCTGAAAGTGACTGCAGAAAAATGCCGTTTTCTCCCCTATGCAGCTCATGCCTCGCACACTTAGATCAGCTTTTGTTAGACTAAAATAGGTATCCCATATATTTCAGCTTTGCAGATTCAGCTGAGCTCAGTAAGAAGGGCCCGGAGTCTGTTTTGTCTCGTGCACCGTCACCAGAAGTGTTGATTATGATCTGAGTGTGGAGTCTCCACTGCTGGGGATACAGGAGCCAGAGAGGCCCCGGCTTGCTTTTTGGATTCCAGGCTGGGTTTGCAGGGTTgccatctgaaaacaaacaaatatctCTCTACTTGGCAAATCAGCAGATTTGTCATGGTAATCACTGAGAGACAATAAGCATGAAATCCTGCCATGACATTTTTATGGAGTCATTTTTGCAAGTAGAAGaatttttgtaaataatgttGCATGATCTTCACTAGCATTAAAAACACTGGGAATCATTTTCCCCTGTGCCTGCTCTACTCAGCACAGCAGCCcaggagggggagcagggatgTGGGAGGAGATTATTAAGGAATTAGTTCTCTCTCTCTGACTCTGAGGGCTCATCTGCACTGAGCTGGGTCCTGGCATGTGTTTGAAGAGCCACTGAAGTGCCCCAGCTCTGGTGTCAGCAACTGCAGTGACAAAGACAGCGTGTGGGCAGTGCTTGAGTGGGACACAACGGGGctgggtgcagggctgggagctgggagccaGAACACCCTcgagaggcagcagctcccagcagctcccaccaaACCTCTAGCTTGGCTGGGGTGAGAACTGCCTCACACAGGAATATATGGGTGCATGGTGTCTTGGTCGCTTGGGAGGAAGGGCCTACTGGCTTTCTACCAGCACATTTAACCTCcagttcaggaaagaaaaacacagcctGGAATAATTATCTGGAAGGGTCGTTGTAGGATTCAAACAGAGCATTGCtatagcagggaaaaaaactttacctttcttcttctccatcATGCTCTCTGCACTGGAGGAGGAGTAAAGGAGGATGAAGGGTGAATCTGCTGGTCTTATGTCAACTGCGTGTTCCCTGCTTTCATGCTGGGAAAATTTTCAGTTGGCTCGTTCTGCCCAGACTGTGTTTGGGCATGGATTTCAGAATCCAACCCAGAGTCTGTAATTTCAGCCTGTGATTCAGCTTTTCTGGCATAGATAATATATGGCAATAAGCTTGAGATCATACCAGGTCACTCAGAGCAAAAGTGAATCTGAGACTAAAATGGGCTGTGGTGATGAGGGACAAATGGAGAGCACTTTTGTAAGCACAGGTCAGATTGGATCCACAAAAGAAATTATAGAAAATGCTTTATGTAGGTAACTtgaagaaaaggttaaaaaaaatcatgtatcTGGAATGTACAGCTCAGAGATGCTTAATATTCACAAATGGAAACAATGGTAATTACTTTCTTGATGTTTAATTTCAGCAGCTCATAGAAATAAAGCTTACAGCCACCTTGAAAAGGCTCTAAAGAAAATAGCTGTCTCTCGTCTCTCTCCATACCCCATCTGAATATCAGCTGTAGGAAAGAACAAATGTCTGTCACACTCTGGTCCAGTAAAAGAGGGGCAGAGAAGCCCATATTTGGCTCTGGGCTTCCTACCTGATAGATTAAGTTATTCTGACAGAATTGGTATGAGGATTTGTCATCATCCTAAGGGGTTTGTTCTTCCCTTGCTGTATTGCATATGAAGCCCACTGAACTGAATGGGATCTAATGAGAAGGGAAAGATGACATTGCATTTAGGAAGGAAACTGAATGACTCCTGTGCCTTTTTCAAGTGAGGGCAATCTCTGAAAGCTGGGGGCTGTAGTCAGTGTCCTAACAAATCATCCTCAGAGGGGTCTGCTGGCTGAGCCCAAAGCTTGATGTGATTGCCAGGGGTCAGCCCCCATCTCTCACTTACAGCACTGCCAGGTGGAGAAGCCGGGATTCAGAGATTGCAAAATCAGATGACACCACCTAATCCAGCCTTCTGTATAAGAGAAGCAAGAGATGCTTATCCAGCCACACTTGTATTGAACTTAAAACCTGAAGCAGCCACGTACCTCTTTTAGGCAGGACACCTGTACCGCCCACGCaatccctgctccagcagaatTGCTCTTGTAGGGCCTCAGAGCGACCAGAGCTTTCACCAGCCTGAGTCTGTCTGCCCCATGGTCTTCCAGAGAGATGGGAGCACGTGAgagctttttcatttctaaaccTCACAGGAACCAGTGAGAGGATATCACCTATTTGTACCAGTATTGacacacatttaattttctttgtgtgcctgtgtgtaaaCATGGGTGTTTAATAATATACCAATATACACAAAATATGTGTGTACGCATtcatatgcacacacagagaatattattttaatgggTTTAGATCTGCCTACGCACTGAAAGGTCACTCAGCGATACCTGCTATTATACTAATATTTTCCAGATGGAGTTCTAAAATCATTGTAGAGGAAAGGGcccacagaatatttttatttaaatatattcagcATAAATATATACTACAAAACCTGTTGAATTAGAATCTTCAGACCTACAAGTATTTTGAGTATTCTagcagcagctttaaaaaaggaatttggtttgtattttggaaagttttctgtttctgtttcttgcaTTCATATAAAAACTGCCTTTGCCCAATGGTAGAAATGTCATtaccaatttatttttcttttttactatattatatatatatgagagagagagaaagagaaatcccAAATCTTTCTGCCTAATATTAATGCACACAGTAAGGCTTCTGGAAGCATCTACATGCTGTTGTAGGACCCAAATGTCTTTTCAAAAGGAACCTGGAAATCTTAGATTCACTGTGGTGTGCAGGTAGATCCTTAAATAAATTAACCATTCTTCAAAACAGTGCTGAAGTCTTACAGACATGTTTCACTCTGGCTGAATTCGCCCCTGTAATCTAGGTCCTTGCATTAACAGCAGAGGGAGAAGCGTAAGTAGACCATTACCGTTTTAGTAATTCCCCAGCGGCGTCCATTGCATCAGACATTACAAAGGAAACAACTTTATATAGTTGGAGCAACCAGCCTGTCTTGCTCCTAACTCCCCACTTGTGGCCGGAGAATATAGGCAGCTCGTTGGTTCTCGGGGCTGTGTTACACTGGTGTGTGAGGTGTGTCTAAACTCTTTCTTTATTCTGCAGGAGCTCTCCTTAGCTCTGAGATGTTTGTCATCCTCATGCTCTACCTCTGGCTTGGGATCGGACTGGCCTGCGCTGGCTTCTGCTGCCACCAGATGCTGCTGATCCTGCGTGGGCAGACGCGGTACCAGGTGCGGAAGGGGATGGTGGTAAGAGCCCGGCCCTGGAGGGAGAACCTGCAAGAGGTCTTTGGCAAGAGGTGGCTGCTAGGACTTCTCATCCCTGTGCTGAACGTGGGAAGTGACTACTGtaggcagaaagagaaataaaatcccCAGGCGTGCGTGCGCATCCCATGCACACAACATGTCCCCTGTTCTCTCCCACTGTCTCCTGGATCACTAAAGAGCTGGGCTACTCCATCTCTCGGGCTTGCAGCCTCTGTGGGAGGAAAGGACTGGCTATCAAACAGAATAAATTTAGCATATTAACAAGGAGATCACAAACCATGTAGACGAAGAGATACTGCAGCTTAGTAGTCACATCACTGCACCTGCGTAGGTGGCAACAGTCTTTGAACTAGCAGAAAAATTAGTCAGACCCTCCTGTAGCTTCCTGCCTGAGTcctccagcccccagccctATTAGCCACCCTATATAGTCCCTAACGAAccgcagcaggagctttcagagAGCCTGGGCTGTTGTGGTAGACTGCAAAAACACGTCTGGTCCTTTGGAGGGTTTTGCAGGGTGCTTTTTGGCTCTTACACACTTGAGGTAACTTCACAGTACTGAGAAGCCTTTAATGACAGAACTGCAATGCAATCAAGCTGCCCTAGGAGCAGGCTATGCACATGGCTAATGTGGCAGGTAAACCTTCTCTCCACAGGCTAGAAaattgggaagaaaacaaagaaaaattcagattttctcatttctgttcttGATCTGCTCCCTATGCAATGATATGTCAGGACTCCAGCTCTGCTACTTATTTTTAGCAGTCCTTTGCCCAATGACACAGTCCAACCAAAGCTGCCCTTCTGACAGGAAGCGGCAAGCAGATAAATCATGGTCAGATGGAGGCACAAGGGGAGAAGACTGCAAAGGTGAATGAAAAGGCAGTGTTTGAGAAGCTGTGTGATGAGGCAGGCTACGCATGCctgtgagagagagaaggaagtgTGGACACACAGCGAGCTGTCAGGAGGGTGCCAAGAGCCCTGCTGGTATGTCTGAGCCCTGATGCATCACCCTCTCGCAGGGGGCACCTGCACCATTAGTGCTGTGAAGAGTTCAAAATCCCAGAAGACAGGGAGGTTTTCCAGCTGGTCAGAACACTTCACTTtgcactaaaacaaaaaaatgtttacctCGGACATCGCTGCCACACCGTAGTTATAGGGTCTCCAGGGCAATTCCCTCTCGTGTTGCTGCAGAGGGGTAAATTCATCCATGTTATAACTCCATTAAGGAGGTTAATGGAATTGCTACAGGGATTAATCAGCCTAATGTGTCAGTTGTTTTCTAGCTGCAGCAACAGCCCATGAGATCAGTGCTGAGATCCTATGCTAATAGGTGCCTTAAGAAAGGATACCATGACATCTCTACCAGGATCTCAGCACTGGATTCCCCAGCAGCTGCAACAAGGAGCCTCCATTTTGGCAAACTGCATCAGCTTATGCGGGCTGGATAGGAATTCATTGCTTCTCTTTAATAGGCTGGGGAGTATGCTGACAAGCCgtaaaaaacattatttcttcctcagaaacGCTCTCGGTGCATCCCAGGTAGGGGAATGCACCTGCTTTCATCCTTGCATTTCTCATGAGCCAGAACAGACGCAGTCATTCCTACAGGCTTTGTAACTGTCCTTCACTGCTTCACACTTGTATACATGTTTGGATCAATAACAAACAAAGTTTATTGTGGTGAGCAGAGTAACCATGAAAATATACCGGAAAAACCCTTAGCTGGATAATTAAAACACATAGGATATACGTCCTTCCACACTGTGTGTGTTCGCATGAACGTACTGCTGTTCCCATGTGTAATACGCTGTATTTTCACTAACAGTGAACAATAAAAAGTGTTCTGTTTTTTTACATGACCTGTATTGTGCTTTCTGACAGTTCATTAGCTGTCTCTGTACATTCGTTACAGCATACACACTGATGTGTTGAAGGAAAAAGTTAGGATTTGTTTATTGGCTTTGCCAATAATTCATCATATGATTTTGGACAGGTCCTTTCACCCTTCCTGCTTTAATGTAATGACCAATCTAAAAATGCACCTAATAACCAACTTGCAGACCCATTCTAATTTCTATTTATAAGTTACACTATCAACCTCAACTGAAAGCTACAGGAAAATTAAGCTATTATCATTGCCCACAAACAGCATCTCGACGTAAATTATTCCTTACTGGCATGATGGCATCAAGGTGAGCAGACAGTCACCTTGTCACTGGAACCAGAGCCAGTGGCTTGTGCCATACACCTCGCCTTGGAAGGATTCCCAGGATTATTCTTATTGCACAGACTGGTTGATCCAActtcttctttttcatatatttctaAAGGCAACAGGCTCCCAACATTTCAGCCAGCAGCTTTCTCATGTCAGCAGAGCTTATCGTTTGACACCCTCGCCCTCTGCTTTTGGCGTTGATTGATGCTGCAGTCTTGGGCAGCTCGTGGTACTAGGCACCTGCTGCCACGTTGCCTCAGGCTGTAAGCTCTTCGGGGCCGCACGCTGAGAAGGGCACAACCAGCTCAGAGTTTCGGTGGGCTACTCTGAAAGGACAGTCCCCAGGCAGCACAACAGGATTAGTTCTCCCTGAAGCCTGTTGCCACTTCACACCAGGGTTGGATCACGCCTGGCCCCTGCGTCAGGGTCACAGCTGCCTGCCCTCGCTGCAAAGTCTCAGACCTTGCTGAAGCACAGAGAGAACCTAGTTTGAGTAACTGCAGCACAGTTCCGCACAATTATTCTTTCTGTCAGACACCTGTGTTCCTGGCTGTAAATTGCTGCATCACCATTTTATGCAGCTAAACGGTTCCTTTGCAGCAAACTACTGGATTTCAGCAGTAGTAGTGAGACTTTCAGATGGAT includes:
- the ZDHHC22 gene encoding palmitoyltransferase ZDHHC22 — encoded protein: MLVLRLLNVIAPAYFLCISLVTFVLQIFLFIPSMFRDPSTTPLFSPALLHGALFLFLSANALGNYVLVIQSSPEDLGKGLNLGEGAEVVADWLDGSRSPGSALPSTHFCRLCARVTQRHDHHCFFTGNCIGSRNMRNFIMFCLYTSLACLDSLVAGMAYISAALSMSFANPLAFLTLLPHSISQFFSGALLSSEMFVILMLYLWLGIGLACAGFCCHQMLLILRGQTRYQVRKGMVVRARPWRENLQEVFGKRWLLGLLIPVLNVGSDYCRQKEK